Proteins from one Flavobacterium sp. N2038 genomic window:
- a CDS encoding porin family protein, translating into MKMQTNFLCAFTLFLSASFGMLHAQNDENVTTEFGVKGGLNMSNLYQNNADDENVLYGFNAGVYATLPISDFIAFQPEILFTTKGAKLEYDNAFVSGSGKFKLNYIEVPLLVRVNITKNFNVQAGGYASYLVSSKVSGDGDFNFDENIDTDDLNKFDAGLAAGIGVDFNPISIGLRYNYGLTTVGKERTVAGTSYTFPDAKNSNLSLYLSYKLN; encoded by the coding sequence TGGAATGCTGCACGCACAAAATGACGAAAATGTAACCACCGAGTTTGGTGTAAAAGGAGGACTGAACATGTCTAATTTATACCAAAATAATGCTGACGACGAAAATGTTCTGTACGGTTTTAATGCCGGTGTTTATGCCACATTGCCCATCTCAGATTTTATTGCCTTTCAGCCCGAGATTTTGTTTACTACAAAAGGTGCCAAATTAGAATACGACAACGCCTTTGTAAGCGGTTCAGGGAAATTTAAACTCAATTATATCGAAGTTCCTTTGTTAGTGAGAGTCAATATTACCAAAAACTTTAATGTTCAGGCCGGTGGATACGCATCGTATCTGGTAAGTTCTAAAGTTTCGGGCGACGGAGATTTTAACTTTGACGAAAACATTGACACAGACGATTTAAACAAATTTGATGCTGGTTTAGCAGCTGGTATTGGAGTAGATTTTAACCCAATAAGTATTGGTTTACGTTACAATTACGGATTAACTACCGTTGGAAAAGAAAGAACTGTTGCCGGAACATCGTATACATTTCCGGATGCAAAAAACAGCAATTTGTCTTTATACTTATCGTATAAACTAAACTAG
- a CDS encoding lmo0937 family membrane protein, which produces MSNLLYTIAVILVILWALGFFVGNFGSIIHILLVIAIIAVLLRLIKGREI; this is translated from the coding sequence ATGTCAAATTTATTATATACAATCGCAGTTATACTAGTTATTCTTTGGGCTCTTGGGTTCTTTGTAGGCAACTTCGGAAGCATTATTCACATTCTATTAGTGATTGCCATTATTGCTGTATTGCTTAGACTTATTAAAGGCAGGGAAATCTAA